A region from the Onychomys torridus chromosome 22, mOncTor1.1, whole genome shotgun sequence genome encodes:
- the LOC118572208 gene encoding 2'-5'-oligoadenylate synthase 1A-like has protein sequence MEQGLSSTPAMELDKFIEDNLLPDTRFRAEVNAAINIICDFLKERCFRGAAHPVRVSRVVKGGSSGKGTALKGKSDADLVVFLNNLTSFEDQLKRRGEFIQEIKKQLDELQRERHIRVKFEVQSSLWCNPRVLSFKLSSPQLQQEVEFHVLLAYDVLGQINNIKPDPQIYAKLISECISLGREGEFSTCFTELQRNFLKQRPPKLKSLIRLVKHWYQLCKEKLGKPLPPQYALELLTVYAWERGSGDTEFNTAQGFRTVLELVTKYRQLLIYWTVYYDFQNPDISNYLHSQLKRARPVILDPADPTGNVAGVNPESWCRLAGEALAWLNYPCFRNSDGSGVLSWDVLTPFRKACFICLIL, from the exons ATGGAGCAGGGACTCAGCAGCACCCCAGCCATGGAGCTGGACAAGTTCATAGAGGACAACCTCCTTCCCGACACCAGATTCCGTGCTGAGGTCAATGCGGCCATCAACATCATATGTGATTTCCTGAAGGAGAGATGCTTCCGAGGCGCCGCCCACCCTGTGAGGGTCTCCAGGGTGGTGAAG GGTGGCTCTTCAGGCAAAGGCACAGCACTCAAGGGCAAGTCTGATGCCGACCTGGTGGTGTTCCTTAACAATCTCACCAGCTTTGAGGATCAGTTAAAGCGACGGGGAGAGTTCATCCAGGAAATTAAGAAACAGCTGGATGAGTTGCAGCGTGAGAGACATATCAGAGTGAAGTTTGAGGTCCAGAGTTCACTGTGGTGCAACCCCCGGGTACTCAGCTTCAAACTGAGCTCCCCACAGCTTCAACAGGAGGTGGAGTTTCATGTGCTGCTGGCCTATGATGTCCTGG GTCAAATCAACAACATCAAGCCTGACCCTCAAATCTATGCCAAGCTCATCAGCGAGTGCATCTCCCTGGGGAGGGAGGGCGAGTTCTCCACCTGCTTCACAGAGCTCCAGAGAAACTTCCTGAAGCAGCGTCCACCCAAACTGAAGAGTCTCATCCGCCTGGTCAAGCACTGGTACCAACTG TGTAAGGAGAAGCTGGGGAAGCCGCTGCCTCCCCAGTATGCCCTGGAGCTGCTGACAGTCTATGCCTGGGAACGTGGGAGCGGAGATACTGAGTTCAACACAGCCCAGGGCTTCCGGACAGTCTTGGAACTGGTCACCAAGTACAGGCAGCTTCTAATCTACTGGACAGTGTATTATGACTTTCAAAACCCAGACATCTCCAACTACCTGCACAGTCAGCTCAAAAGAGCCAG GCCTGTGATCCTGGACCCTGCTGACCCAACAGGAAATGTGGCTGGTGTGAACCCAGAGAGCTGGTGTCGGCTGGCTGGAGAGGCTCTGGCCTGGCTGAACTACCCATGCTTTAGAAATTCGGATGGCTCTGGAGTGCTCTCCTGGGATGTGCTG